One window of the Capnocytophaga haemolytica genome contains the following:
- the moaA gene encoding GTP 3',8-cyclase MoaA yields MSTDLVDSFGRRHTYLRISITDSCNFRCLYCMPDEPFSCTAASGLMTPEEIYGIARVFVEHFGIDKIRVTGGEPLVRHDFALIMRKLATLKVKIGVTTNGVLLDKYFELFEEIGLKDLNISIDSLIPERFKQITKRDTLPKVFQNIIHSIDRGYNVKLNAVIMKGLNDDELLPLVHLSELYPIEMRFIEFMPFTKNDWEREKVMPIKEMLEAIGSEHNYLKLEDGVHDTSKKYRLSTDSKGTFGFISTMSAAFCGGCNRIRLTSDGKMKNCLFGAEEFDLLSLYREGIPLEEAIKDGIWRKHKEKGGQFSSMKTVRQEQIINRSMIKIGG; encoded by the coding sequence ATGAGTACTGATTTAGTAGACTCATTCGGGCGGCGGCATACCTACCTACGTATTTCAATCACCGATAGCTGTAACTTCCGCTGCCTCTACTGTATGCCCGACGAGCCCTTTAGCTGCACTGCTGCCTCAGGACTGATGACCCCTGAGGAAATCTACGGTATTGCGCGTGTATTTGTCGAGCATTTCGGCATTGATAAGATACGTGTAACGGGTGGTGAGCCCTTGGTGCGGCACGACTTTGCATTGATAATGCGTAAATTGGCTACCCTAAAAGTAAAAATAGGAGTAACTACCAACGGCGTGCTCCTTGATAAGTATTTTGAACTCTTTGAAGAGATTGGGCTTAAGGATTTGAACATTAGTATCGATTCACTCATTCCAGAGCGTTTCAAGCAAATTACTAAACGCGACACACTGCCTAAGGTATTTCAGAATATCATTCACAGCATCGATAGAGGCTATAATGTCAAGCTCAACGCTGTGATAATGAAAGGGCTTAACGATGATGAGCTCCTCCCACTGGTACACCTCTCTGAGCTCTACCCTATTGAGATGCGCTTTATTGAGTTTATGCCTTTCACCAAAAACGACTGGGAGCGTGAGAAGGTGATGCCTATCAAAGAAATGCTTGAAGCAATCGGCAGTGAGCATAACTACCTAAAGCTCGAAGATGGTGTACACGATACCTCGAAAAAATACCGTCTCAGCACAGATAGCAAAGGTACTTTTGGCTTCATCTCAACGATGAGTGCCGCCTTCTGTGGAGGTTGCAACCGCATTAGGCTCACCTCCGACGGCAAAATGAAAAACTGTCTCTTCGGCGCTGAAGAGTTTGACCTGCTGAGTCTCTATCGTGAAGGAATACCTTTGGAAGAGGCTATCAAAGACGGCATTTGGCGTAAACACAAAGAAAAAGGAGGTCAGTTCTCATCAATGAAAACCGTCCGCCAAGAGCAGATCATCAATCGAAGTATGATAAAAATAGGAGGTTAG
- a CDS encoding 4Fe-4S dicluster domain-containing protein, producing the protein MAEKFENFNDMEFFLDMQRCIGCHSCEMACAECETNGETSMIHIHYVDRAETVQTTVQVCMHCDDPICANVCPADAITKDEFGVVHSADVSKCIGCANCVMSCPFGVPKIPDQSAMLMMKCNMCYDRTSIGLKPMCATVCPSGALTFDTRENVKKKRPKSTPVNKFIFGKEVVTTKVNIMMPEGSEELKVF; encoded by the coding sequence ATGGCTGAAAAGTTTGAGAATTTCAACGATATGGAGTTCTTCTTAGATATGCAGCGCTGCATAGGCTGCCACTCCTGTGAGATGGCTTGTGCAGAATGCGAAACTAATGGAGAAACCTCAATGATACATATACACTATGTCGATAGGGCTGAAACCGTACAAACCACCGTACAGGTGTGTATGCACTGCGATGACCCCATCTGTGCCAACGTCTGCCCTGCGGATGCCATCACCAAAGATGAGTTTGGTGTGGTGCACTCAGCTGACGTCTCCAAATGTATTGGATGTGCTAACTGCGTGATGTCCTGCCCCTTTGGTGTACCTAAGATACCCGATCAAAGTGCAATGCTGATGATGAAGTGCAATATGTGCTACGACCGCACCAGCATCGGCCTTAAGCCGATGTGTGCCACCGTCTGCCCCAGTGGCGCCCTCACGTTCGACACCCGCGAGAACGTCAAGAAAAAACGCCCTAAAAGCACCCCTGTCAATAAGTTTATCTTTGGTAAGGAAGTAGTAACTACCAAAGTGAACATTATGATGCCCGAAGGCAGTGAAGAACTCAAAGTTTTCTAA
- a CDS encoding C4-dicarboxylate ABC transporter permease has product MPIRKKPITKVTFRINEMLSFVIAIYTMFIALQMWLLYGTINKALYLYNTEINVQTFATWAAIGSTVIFLCLLFFLRYIPRIPTGKIYKGDEKEEENEY; this is encoded by the coding sequence ATGCCTATCAGAAAAAAACCAATAACAAAAGTAACCTTCCGCATCAACGAGATGCTCTCTTTTGTTATTGCAATATACACGATGTTTATTGCCTTGCAGATGTGGCTACTCTATGGCACGATCAATAAGGCGTTGTACTTATACAACACAGAGATCAACGTACAGACCTTCGCTACTTGGGCTGCAATAGGCTCAACGGTGATCTTCCTCTGCCTGCTCTTCTTCCTCAGATACATACCTCGTATCCCTACAGGGAAAATATACAAAGGAGACGAAAAAGAAGAAGAAAATGAGTACTGA
- a CDS encoding molybdopterin molybdotransferase MoeA produces MNYFITVSEARRLIEAERYLTQPTFKPLIKSLGHYTAEAIVAPVAVPSFDNSAMDGYGFRYADLADNTPLTVTQVIAAGQLPTDFHLGKGEAVRIFTGAKVPEGVDTVVIQEKVTLEGDLIHFNREEVKQGDNIRLKGSQTEIGTTILPAHTLITPQVIGFLAGFGIPTICVYHKLKIGVLVTGDELLDLGEPLVEGKIYNSNAYTLHAELIALGQHLQRITMVNDTKGATLNAIEKTLAEVDVLLLTGGISVGDYDYVRGALQEAGVTEIFYKIKQKPGKPLYFGKRGDKYVFAMPGNPASVFTCFHIYVKPFLLALTGAHDSFHEQTEATLLSTIKKKGKELTVFFKAVQTPQGVKPLEGQESYRMDSVAKANCLIEFPAEKDFLPQGETVKIYQL; encoded by the coding sequence ATGAATTATTTCATTACTGTATCCGAAGCACGGCGCCTCATCGAGGCTGAGCGATACCTCACACAGCCGACCTTCAAGCCACTGATCAAGAGCTTGGGGCACTACACTGCTGAAGCTATTGTAGCTCCAGTGGCTGTCCCCTCGTTTGATAACTCAGCAATGGATGGTTATGGCTTTCGCTATGCTGATCTCGCCGATAACACTCCACTGACCGTTACTCAGGTCATTGCTGCAGGCCAGTTGCCAACTGATTTTCATCTCGGTAAAGGCGAGGCGGTACGTATCTTTACAGGGGCAAAAGTACCAGAGGGTGTTGATACAGTTGTCATCCAAGAAAAAGTAACTCTCGAGGGCGACCTTATTCACTTCAATCGCGAGGAAGTAAAGCAGGGTGACAACATCCGCCTCAAAGGCTCACAAACCGAGATAGGCACTACAATTCTACCTGCTCATACTCTGATCACTCCACAGGTGATAGGCTTCTTAGCAGGATTCGGTATCCCAACGATATGCGTATATCACAAGCTCAAAATAGGTGTTTTGGTCACAGGCGACGAATTGCTTGACTTGGGCGAACCCCTCGTTGAAGGAAAGATATACAACTCCAATGCCTACACCCTCCACGCTGAACTCATAGCCTTAGGGCAACATTTGCAGCGCATTACAATGGTCAATGACACCAAGGGGGCTACCCTCAATGCCATAGAAAAAACCCTTGCCGAGGTTGACGTCCTACTGCTCACAGGTGGCATCTCAGTAGGTGATTACGACTACGTGCGAGGTGCCCTTCAAGAAGCAGGCGTTACCGAAATCTTCTACAAGATAAAGCAAAAACCAGGTAAACCCTTATACTTCGGCAAGCGGGGCGATAAATATGTATTTGCAATGCCAGGCAACCCAGCCTCGGTATTCACTTGCTTCCACATCTATGTAAAACCTTTCCTGCTTGCCCTCACAGGTGCACACGATAGCTTCCACGAGCAGACAGAAGCAACTCTCCTCTCTACAATAAAGAAAAAAGGAAAAGAGCTCACAGTATTCTTCAAAGCAGTACAAACTCCCCAAGGGGTAAAGCCTCTTGAAGGGCAAGAGTCCTACCGTATGGATAGCGTAGCAAAAGCTAACTGCTTGATAGAATTTCCTGCTGAAAAAGACTTCTTACCACAAGGCGAAACCGTAAAAATATATCAACTAT
- a CDS encoding ubiquinol-cytochrome c reductase iron-sulfur subunit, protein MTNKQNIPDWKADFPIKKREAGYVSRREFLKVMTFFSGLMAVTNVFIPLFNHFHKRKRIKDYYTGIDVDTLKVGEQTTFYINQDHRNPYMLIRMAENEWKVYEQKCTHLSCGVIYKHEEGVIFCPCHHGIFDADSGKVLQGPPPRPLPKLAVVVKDNRIYVEDYDYSNEIQKNHKMHH, encoded by the coding sequence ATGACAAATAAGCAAAATATACCCGATTGGAAAGCTGATTTTCCCATTAAAAAGCGCGAAGCAGGCTACGTCTCACGCCGAGAATTTCTCAAAGTGATGACCTTCTTCTCTGGGCTGATGGCAGTTACCAATGTCTTCATACCCTTGTTCAACCATTTCCACAAACGCAAGCGTATTAAGGATTATTACACAGGCATCGACGTCGATACCCTGAAAGTAGGCGAGCAAACTACCTTCTACATCAATCAGGACCATCGTAACCCTTATATGCTCATCCGTATGGCTGAAAATGAGTGGAAGGTGTACGAGCAAAAGTGTACACACCTCTCCTGTGGGGTGATCTACAAGCACGAAGAGGGAGTCATCTTCTGCCCTTGTCACCACGGTATTTTTGATGCTGATTCAGGGAAAGTGCTCCAAGGTCCTCCACCACGCCCACTGCCCAAATTGGCAGTAGTGGTTAAGGACAACCGTATCTATGTTGAAGATTACGACTACAGCAATGAGATACAAAAAAACCACAAGATGCACCATTAA